One Erysipelothrix amsterdamensis DNA window includes the following coding sequences:
- a CDS encoding 5'-methylthioadenosine/adenosylhomocysteine nucleosidase has translation MILIIGAMQEEVSALTSLMSAVESSNVSGVDVYTGILSNQEVIVAQSGVGKVNAAYTASCLIGVFNPQMVLNIGSAGGLRPDQKHGDMVVATHLQYHDLDIGPGTQTDKRFIFETDAKLFQTAKKTLESMEKRYHVGLIVSGDQFVTKSSQAFLTIQEHFSEAICVEMEATAIAHVCHRSQTPFLVLRGLSDVTHDPENDIDFEQYLPLASKVSATLCQEFILNL, from the coding sequence ATGATTTTAATTATAGGTGCTATGCAAGAAGAAGTATCTGCATTAACATCATTGATGTCAGCAGTTGAGTCAAGTAATGTATCGGGAGTAGATGTATATACTGGTATACTTTCGAATCAAGAAGTGATCGTAGCGCAAAGTGGTGTCGGTAAAGTCAACGCAGCCTATACAGCTTCTTGCTTAATCGGAGTATTTAATCCACAAATGGTATTAAACATTGGGAGTGCTGGGGGGCTAAGACCTGACCAAAAGCATGGTGATATGGTTGTTGCGACACACCTTCAATACCACGATCTCGATATTGGACCGGGTACTCAAACAGATAAACGATTTATTTTTGAGACAGATGCAAAACTTTTCCAAACAGCTAAAAAAACTCTTGAAAGTATGGAAAAGCGTTACCATGTCGGTCTTATCGTTTCGGGAGATCAATTTGTAACAAAGTCATCACAGGCATTCTTAACTATTCAAGAACATTTTTCAGAAGCTATCTGTGTTGAGATGGAAGCGACGGCGATTGCTCATGTGTGTCACCGTAGTCAAACACCATTTCTTGTCTTAAGAGGATTATCGGATGTTACGCATGACCCAGAAAATGACATTGATTTCGAACAATACTTACCTTTAGCAAGTAAAGTTAGTGCAACTTTATGTCAGGAATTTATTTTAAATCTATAA
- the rsfS gene encoding ribosome silencing factor, whose amino-acid sequence MNNLLDVIVKTMDEKKANDIVTVDFKRENPLCDYFVIADAPSVRQINAIAEFVEVAIEKEGYKIRSIERQHGSTWILIDAYDVVVHLFLTEERGHYNLEKLYQDYIDENVLR is encoded by the coding sequence ATGAATAATTTATTAGATGTAATTGTGAAAACAATGGATGAGAAAAAAGCAAATGACATTGTAACAGTTGATTTTAAACGAGAAAATCCACTTTGTGATTATTTTGTAATTGCGGATGCACCCAGTGTACGTCAAATTAATGCAATTGCTGAGTTTGTGGAAGTTGCAATTGAAAAAGAAGGATATAAAATCCGCAGTATTGAGCGTCAACACGGATCAACATGGATTCTTATTGATGCTTATGATGTAGTCGTCCACTTATTTTTAACTGAGGAACGTGGTCATTACAATTTAGAAAAACTTTATCAGGACTATATCGATGAAAACGTATTACGATAG
- the nadD gene encoding nicotinate (nicotinamide) nucleotide adenylyltransferase: protein MRKIILFGGSFDPIHDGHLMMAKNALKQRKADELWFVVSAQNPFKEGSSSFHHRFKMVQLMIEPYHKMKAIDLESKLPLPSYSIDTVRILKAQNRDCEFEWLIGSDQLPTLDKWKDIDELNQRVQFIMYARDFNIETQFPIVTGPVLPISSTEIRKGSITKTSPRVLQYMTKHSLYLDEILRNRVSQKRYEHVLRVKEVALELADAHNIDKDRVTLACMIHDLCKEDSKENLLNTMKSNYPSQVGLHPAFYHGFAAASELSKKYYVRDKQVLNAIRGHVNGASTNKIGMILYIADKCERGRGYDSEPLITLSKQNLVGGFKEVKKAQDAYLRRHNE from the coding sequence TTGAGAAAAATAATCTTGTTTGGGGGGAGTTTTGACCCCATTCATGATGGTCATCTAATGATGGCAAAGAATGCCCTAAAACAACGTAAAGCGGATGAACTATGGTTTGTTGTAAGTGCGCAAAATCCTTTTAAAGAAGGTAGTTCTTCCTTTCATCATCGATTTAAGATGGTTCAATTGATGATCGAACCTTATCATAAGATGAAAGCCATTGATCTTGAATCCAAATTACCTTTACCTTCCTATTCGATCGATACAGTTCGAATACTTAAAGCACAGAACAGGGATTGCGAATTTGAATGGTTAATTGGTTCGGATCAATTGCCTACTCTAGACAAATGGAAAGATATTGACGAGTTAAATCAAAGAGTACAATTCATCATGTATGCACGTGATTTTAATATTGAAACACAATTTCCGATTGTTACAGGCCCTGTTTTACCGATAAGTTCGACCGAGATCCGTAAGGGATCAATTACTAAGACTTCACCACGAGTTCTTCAATACATGACCAAACACAGTCTGTATCTGGACGAAATATTAAGAAATCGTGTTTCTCAAAAGCGTTATGAACATGTCTTGAGAGTTAAAGAAGTTGCTTTAGAATTAGCTGATGCTCATAATATTGATAAAGACCGGGTTACACTTGCTTGCATGATTCATGATTTATGTAAGGAAGATTCAAAAGAAAATTTACTCAATACCATGAAATCAAATTATCCCAGTCAAGTTGGATTACATCCGGCATTTTATCATGGATTTGCAGCGGCTTCGGAACTTTCAAAGAAATACTATGTTCGAGATAAGCAGGTTTTAAATGCAATTCGAGGACATGTTAATGGCGCATCAACAAATAAAATTGGAATGATTTTATATATTGCTGATAAGTGCGAACGGGGTAGAGGCTACGACAGTGAGCCCCTAATAACATTATCAAAACAAAATTTGGTTGGTGGGTTTAAAGAAGTGAAAAAGGCACAAGATGCCTATTTAAGGAGACATAATGAATAA
- a CDS encoding AAA family ATPase codes for MFLKKIEMQGFKSFADKVIINFDDAVTGIVGPNGCGKSNISDAIRWVLGEQSVKSMRGSSMTDVIFNGSETRRKVNLAEVTLVFNNEARPLNSDYEELEITRRLYRDTRESEYLINKVPCRLRDVHDLVMDTGLGRDSLSIISQGTISYFAEAKPIERRVIFEEAAGVSKYKKRKIESINKLERTKENVDRMQDIVDEITRQVGSLKRAAKKAEQYKEKKALLESIEVSVICREIKELEELIDSNKNDTYRLESEIASLETNIGVYDHELQEKRQEIFKMDQDIVKGQEKVMQFVREIGILETRKVEIDERRKYTLEVGDKQAKAQELFAAMNDAKLEFDERKERHKKLNAEVELLTETTYEKNRELADKQQSLNALMSSLNQLKNRLELVVHRLERPFESQAGVQAVMNNKASLFGVLDAVGNVFTPESGLELAITTALAGSMVHIVTENDKAAVNAINFLKKNMSGRATFIPLTSCKSRSVSEDALTVCEHAPGFMGVASDFVSNDDVFDILKESLLGNVLVVSTIEDANRLAKQLHHSYKIVTLDGDVMHRGGTMSGGKTKNNQQSMLTLKRDKESLEEEITKLKDRIVFSENEVRMLQTTLKETNDVLMQRRIALAQLEPLLDVKRSKYERLQQEYEEINPNDEFMTEDVVDEVIGKLNRAYMERDELSSNLALIRERRLALGNEVQRKEVLIRQYRSDLNKLTQEKHQVNLSDTKHATRLESNLERLSSEYQMTFEYALENIYDESAANSRDEVLKLRGEIAALGNVNLEAPEEYQEAFERHEFLTKQLDDLISSRDKLLGVIEEMDQIMVKQFKEMFDKINAELGPVFGALFGGGKAKLVLEDENDLLNTGIDIDVQPPGKSVQNIRLFSGGEKSLIAISVLFAILKARHVPLCIFDEVEAALDQANVERLANYIKDFSDDTQFLVITHRSGTMAQCDVLYGVTMPTRGVSSMLRVRLDEAIELKEEA; via the coding sequence ATGTTCCTCAAAAAGATAGAAATGCAAGGTTTTAAATCGTTTGCAGATAAAGTTATAATTAACTTCGATGATGCCGTTACTGGTATTGTAGGTCCAAATGGATGTGGGAAAAGTAACATTAGTGATGCGATACGTTGGGTTTTAGGAGAACAGTCCGTAAAATCAATGCGTGGCTCGAGTATGACTGATGTTATTTTTAATGGGTCTGAAACGCGCCGGAAGGTTAACCTTGCGGAGGTTACACTCGTCTTCAATAACGAAGCACGACCACTCAATAGTGACTATGAAGAGTTAGAAATAACGCGTAGACTTTATCGAGATACACGAGAATCGGAATATCTCATTAATAAAGTTCCGTGCCGATTACGCGATGTCCATGATTTAGTTATGGACACGGGATTAGGTAGAGACTCATTATCGATTATTTCACAAGGGACAATCAGTTATTTTGCGGAGGCAAAGCCAATTGAACGTCGTGTTATTTTCGAAGAGGCAGCAGGGGTTTCCAAATACAAAAAACGAAAGATTGAATCCATCAATAAACTTGAACGTACAAAAGAAAATGTTGATCGAATGCAAGATATTGTGGATGAAATAACACGTCAAGTGGGTTCTTTAAAGCGTGCTGCGAAAAAAGCGGAACAATACAAAGAAAAAAAAGCATTGCTTGAGTCAATTGAGGTTTCTGTAATTTGTCGTGAAATTAAAGAACTAGAAGAACTTATTGATTCAAATAAAAACGATACCTATCGTTTGGAGTCGGAGATTGCTTCTTTAGAAACAAATATTGGTGTTTATGACCATGAGCTTCAAGAAAAACGTCAAGAAATATTTAAAATGGATCAAGATATTGTTAAAGGACAAGAGAAGGTGATGCAATTTGTCCGTGAAATCGGTATTTTGGAAACACGTAAAGTTGAAATTGATGAGCGTCGTAAGTACACCTTAGAAGTTGGTGACAAACAAGCTAAAGCTCAAGAATTGTTTGCGGCGATGAATGATGCCAAGTTGGAATTTGACGAACGAAAAGAACGTCACAAAAAACTGAATGCGGAAGTTGAACTTTTAACAGAAACAACATATGAAAAAAATCGAGAACTCGCAGATAAACAACAATCACTCAATGCTTTAATGTCATCATTAAACCAATTAAAAAACCGCTTAGAACTTGTTGTACATCGTTTAGAGCGACCTTTTGAATCACAAGCAGGGGTTCAAGCGGTTATGAACAACAAAGCGTCTCTTTTTGGAGTTCTTGATGCAGTTGGAAATGTTTTTACGCCTGAGTCCGGTTTAGAATTAGCGATAACAACCGCTTTAGCGGGATCGATGGTTCATATCGTTACAGAAAACGATAAAGCTGCCGTGAACGCCATTAATTTTCTAAAGAAAAATATGTCGGGAAGAGCGACCTTTATTCCTTTAACATCATGTAAATCACGTTCTGTTTCTGAAGATGCTCTAACTGTTTGTGAGCATGCACCAGGATTTATGGGCGTCGCTTCAGATTTTGTATCAAATGATGATGTGTTTGATATCTTAAAAGAAAGCTTGCTTGGGAATGTTCTTGTTGTATCTACAATTGAAGATGCAAACCGTCTTGCTAAGCAACTCCATCATTCCTACAAAATTGTTACACTTGATGGTGATGTAATGCACCGCGGTGGAACAATGTCTGGTGGTAAAACAAAAAATAATCAGCAATCAATGCTAACGCTTAAACGCGACAAGGAATCGTTAGAAGAAGAAATTACAAAATTAAAAGATCGTATCGTATTTTCGGAAAATGAAGTACGCATGTTACAAACGACTTTAAAAGAGACGAACGATGTTTTAATGCAACGTCGTATTGCATTAGCACAATTAGAACCTTTACTAGATGTTAAACGCTCTAAATATGAACGTTTGCAACAAGAGTATGAGGAAATAAATCCAAATGACGAGTTTATGACGGAAGATGTTGTCGATGAAGTTATTGGAAAATTGAATCGTGCTTATATGGAACGCGATGAATTAAGTTCTAATCTTGCATTAATTCGAGAACGTCGTTTAGCCCTCGGTAATGAGGTGCAACGTAAGGAAGTATTGATTCGTCAATACCGCAGCGATCTGAATAAACTTACACAAGAAAAACATCAGGTTAATTTAAGTGATACGAAACATGCGACACGGCTTGAATCAAATCTTGAGCGTTTGTCCAGTGAGTATCAAATGACCTTTGAGTATGCTCTTGAAAATATTTATGATGAATCAGCAGCAAACAGTCGCGACGAGGTTCTTAAGTTGCGTGGTGAAATTGCTGCGTTAGGAAATGTAAACCTTGAAGCTCCGGAAGAATACCAAGAGGCGTTTGAGCGTCACGAGTTCTTAACAAAACAACTCGATGATTTGATTTCTTCACGGGATAAACTTCTCGGTGTCATTGAAGAGATGGATCAAATAATGGTCAAACAGTTCAAAGAAATGTTTGATAAGATTAACGCGGAATTGGGACCAGTTTTTGGAGCGTTATTTGGTGGCGGTAAGGCTAAACTTGTATTAGAAGATGAAAATGATCTGTTAAATACAGGTATTGATATTGATGTTCAGCCACCGGGGAAATCCGTTCAAAATATTCGTTTGTTTTCGGGTGGTGAGAAGAGTTTAATTGCGATTTCAGTACTGTTTGCAATTTTAAAAGCCCGTCATGTTCCACTTTGTATTTTTGATGAGGTTGAAGCTGCGTTGGATCAAGCTAACGTAGAGCGCCTAGCAAACTATATAAAGGACTTCAGTGATGATACGCAGTTCTTGGTGATTACACATAGATCTGGAACGATGGCTCAATGTGATGTCTTATATGGCGTTACAATGCCTACACGGGGAGTTTCATCCATGCTACGCGTACGATTGGATGAAGCGATTGAATTAAAGGAGGAAGCATAA
- the ftsY gene encoding signal recognition particle-docking protein FtsY, with the protein MGFFDMFKKSNKKDQKEQELYSTGLDSTKASFGNKLKQMFTGKPKFDDAWYDHLLAVLIQSDVSLKSAQKIIKTFRKSVKTSMSEEEALETLVEVILRQYGDNLEPYAIEPGRLNAILVVGVNGSGKTTTCAKLAYNYQQEGYKVLLVGGDTFRAAGSNQLKVWADEIGVDFVGGKDNQDPASVYVDAARYAKEHDFDVMICDSAGRLQNKVNLMKELEKMKRVLEREVGSIDHTYLVIDGNTGQNGLSQAKTFTEVTPVNSLIVTKLDGSPKGGVLLSIKDELDLKVSHIGLGETVGDLRAFDIESYLYHLVNDNHER; encoded by the coding sequence ATGGGATTTTTTGATATGTTTAAAAAATCAAATAAAAAAGATCAAAAAGAACAGGAACTTTACTCAACGGGTTTAGATTCTACTAAAGCATCTTTTGGTAATAAATTAAAACAAATGTTCACTGGGAAACCAAAGTTTGATGATGCCTGGTATGATCATCTATTAGCGGTTTTGATTCAAAGTGATGTATCGTTGAAAAGTGCTCAAAAAATTATCAAAACATTTAGAAAAAGTGTTAAGACTTCAATGAGTGAAGAAGAAGCATTAGAGACTCTTGTTGAAGTGATTTTAAGACAGTATGGTGATAATTTAGAGCCTTATGCCATTGAACCGGGACGACTTAATGCAATTTTGGTCGTAGGTGTGAATGGTTCTGGGAAAACGACGACATGCGCTAAATTAGCTTACAACTACCAACAAGAAGGCTATAAAGTCTTGTTGGTAGGTGGTGACACATTTAGAGCTGCCGGAAGTAATCAACTCAAAGTTTGGGCCGATGAGATTGGTGTGGACTTTGTTGGTGGTAAAGACAATCAAGATCCCGCATCTGTTTATGTGGATGCCGCACGATATGCTAAGGAACATGATTTTGACGTTATGATTTGTGATAGTGCAGGTCGTTTACAAAACAAAGTTAATCTCATGAAAGAACTTGAAAAAATGAAGCGTGTTTTAGAGCGTGAAGTTGGAAGTATCGATCACACTTACCTTGTTATTGATGGCAATACAGGTCAAAACGGATTATCTCAAGCGAAAACCTTTACCGAGGTGACTCCGGTTAATTCTTTAATTGTTACAAAACTCGATGGTTCGCCTAAAGGTGGTGTGTTGTTGAGTATTAAAGACGAATTGGATCTCAAGGTAAGCCATATTGGTTTAGGAGAAACGGTGGGTGATTTAAGAGCTTTCGATATTGAAAGTTATTTGTATCATCTTGTTAATGATAATCATGAGCGTTGA
- a CDS encoding GTPase, producing the protein MENKKCVGCGSVLQTEDTTTRGYAKAIENDYCQSCFRLKHYRDFKRVKADVNDGTTLEFIERFEGHILWVLDIMHLNQSMHTGLLRALRNKSVVLVVNKRDLLPKSVSNNKLTNAIMRSLKDEDVSLMDIVYVSALKKNTLESLNPYLEDAPCAFVGCVNAGKSSLLNALMGKNDLSVSPVASTTADVLHIETENYDVYDTPGLSNETNLLTKFTDENLVMLAPQKTLKPAVYQLYEKQTIMIGNLGAITVSPKSHVHVVSYLPFELKRIKPERLEANFGLEHEFMIQNPSYRKKKWPVTDKHIDIEIFDVGFISIQGELKELETSFDKEAEVVIRKAII; encoded by the coding sequence ATGGAAAATAAAAAATGCGTTGGTTGTGGTTCAGTATTACAAACTGAAGATACAACAACACGTGGCTATGCGAAGGCAATTGAAAATGATTATTGTCAGTCGTGTTTTCGTTTAAAGCATTATCGTGATTTTAAACGGGTTAAAGCAGATGTGAATGATGGAACAACGCTTGAGTTTATTGAGCGTTTTGAAGGCCATATCTTATGGGTTTTAGATATCATGCATCTGAATCAAAGTATGCACACAGGATTACTTCGTGCATTAAGAAATAAAAGTGTTGTGCTTGTTGTAAATAAGCGTGACCTTCTACCAAAGTCTGTTTCAAATAACAAACTAACAAATGCAATTATGCGATCATTAAAAGATGAAGATGTTTCGTTGATGGATATAGTCTACGTTTCTGCTTTGAAAAAGAATACACTTGAATCGTTAAATCCTTACTTAGAGGACGCGCCGTGTGCATTTGTTGGATGTGTCAACGCAGGAAAGTCGTCTTTGCTTAATGCACTGATGGGTAAAAATGATTTATCGGTATCTCCAGTAGCTTCCACAACTGCAGATGTATTGCATATTGAGACGGAAAATTATGATGTTTATGATACACCGGGATTAAGCAATGAAACAAACCTTTTAACGAAGTTTACCGATGAGAACCTCGTGATGTTAGCGCCTCAAAAAACGCTCAAGCCGGCAGTATATCAATTGTATGAAAAGCAAACAATTATGATTGGTAATTTAGGTGCCATCACGGTAAGTCCTAAATCACACGTTCATGTTGTCTCTTATCTTCCGTTTGAATTAAAACGTATTAAACCGGAACGACTTGAAGCAAATTTTGGATTAGAACATGAATTTATGATTCAAAATCCTTCCTATCGTAAGAAAAAGTGGCCTGTGACCGATAAGCATATTGATATCGAGATTTTCGATGTTGGATTTATTAGTATTCAAGGTGAATTAAAAGAATTAGAGACAAGTTTCGATAAAGAAGCTGAAGTCGTAATCAGAAAGGCGATCATTTAA
- a CDS encoding class I SAM-dependent methyltransferase, whose translation MKTYYDSLFASKEGTQLYKQFITKHAVGESLLELACGTGDLLKELNEQYDVKGVDLDDSMLALGYEKYPELMTKMVQGDFLTYTDEKTYDTLVCVGDSLNYILTEEDLLKFVDQSVKLSSHIILDCHHPHRLNEFADDYYEEGSTDSFDYAYQIEVDGSHLVHVINFLDGTFDSVYQWVFSPEILISAYEKHGYSVSTYTDFNHAGISSEGEKVMFVITKECI comes from the coding sequence ATGAAAACGTATTACGATAGTCTTTTTGCCTCAAAAGAAGGAACTCAGTTATATAAACAATTTATCACAAAGCATGCGGTAGGAGAGTCATTACTTGAATTAGCATGTGGAACAGGTGATTTACTGAAGGAACTTAATGAGCAGTATGACGTTAAAGGTGTTGATCTCGATGATTCAATGCTTGCACTTGGTTATGAAAAATATCCTGAATTAATGACGAAAATGGTTCAAGGAGATTTCTTAACCTACACAGATGAAAAAACTTATGACACTTTAGTATGTGTTGGTGATAGTCTCAATTACATTCTCACTGAGGAAGATTTATTAAAATTTGTAGATCAAAGCGTCAAGCTTTCATCACACATTATCTTAGATTGTCACCATCCTCATCGTTTGAACGAATTCGCGGATGATTATTATGAAGAAGGATCAACAGATTCCTTTGATTACGCATATCAAATTGAAGTTGATGGTTCTCATTTAGTCCATGTCATTAATTTTCTTGATGGAACATTTGACAGTGTTTATCAGTGGGTGTTTAGTCCGGAAATTCTTATTTCTGCGTATGAGAAACATGGTTATTCGGTAAGTACTTATACTGATTTTAACCACGCAGGTATCAGTTCTGAAGGTGAAAAAGTGATGTTTGTCATCACAAAGGAGTGCATATGA
- the purB gene encoding adenylosuccinate lyase, which yields MINRYSRDVMKTIFNDQFRFEAWLKVEIHAAEAFNQLGVVPDNDLKALQENASFDINRIYEIEAETRHDVVAFTRAVSETLGDEKRWIHYGLTSTDVVDTAYGYIYKQANDILEQGLLDFIEVLRQQAIRYKDTPCIGRTHGIHADITSFGLKFALWYDEMNRNLGRFQAARSDLEAGKISGAVGNFANTDPFVQDYVCSQLGITSTNISTQVLQRDRHAFYMSTLAMIATSIEKIATEIRHLQRTEVGEVEEFFNKGQKGSSAMPHKRNPISSENMAGCARVIRGYMLTSFENVSLWHERDISHSSAERIIFPDAITLLDYMLHRFTRIVANLVVYEDKMVDNINLTHGVIFAQRVMTTLIDKAGLSREEAYDLIQPLAMEAYNTHTSFLDVLIENGNVLTLMTQEQLEQCFDLNYFLRRVDTIFERVNIYGK from the coding sequence ATGATTAATCGGTATTCAAGAGATGTAATGAAAACAATTTTTAACGATCAGTTTCGTTTTGAAGCGTGGCTCAAAGTCGAGATTCATGCAGCAGAGGCATTCAATCAACTGGGGGTAGTTCCAGATAACGATCTGAAAGCATTGCAAGAAAATGCTTCCTTTGATATCAATCGTATTTATGAAATTGAAGCTGAAACTCGCCATGATGTTGTCGCATTTACAAGAGCGGTAAGTGAAACACTGGGTGATGAGAAACGATGGATTCATTACGGTTTGACGAGTACGGATGTTGTAGATACAGCCTATGGATATATTTATAAGCAAGCAAATGATATCTTAGAGCAGGGACTTTTGGATTTTATTGAAGTTTTAAGACAACAAGCGATACGATATAAGGACACCCCTTGTATTGGGCGAACACATGGAATTCATGCCGATATAACGAGTTTTGGACTAAAGTTTGCACTTTGGTATGATGAAATGAATCGAAATCTTGGACGTTTTCAAGCTGCTCGCAGCGATTTAGAGGCGGGTAAAATCAGTGGGGCTGTTGGTAATTTTGCTAATACAGATCCATTTGTTCAAGATTATGTTTGTTCTCAATTAGGGATTACATCAACAAATATTTCAACACAAGTGTTACAAAGAGATCGTCATGCCTTTTATATGTCAACGCTTGCAATGATTGCAACAAGTATTGAGAAAATTGCAACGGAGATTCGTCATCTTCAACGTACTGAAGTTGGAGAGGTTGAAGAATTCTTCAATAAAGGTCAAAAAGGTTCTTCGGCAATGCCACATAAGCGAAATCCAATAAGCAGCGAAAATATGGCGGGATGTGCACGTGTAATCCGTGGTTATATGCTAACTTCGTTTGAAAATGTTTCGTTATGGCATGAGCGCGATATATCCCATTCGAGTGCAGAACGAATTATTTTTCCGGATGCAATTACCTTATTAGACTATATGTTGCATCGATTTACACGAATTGTTGCGAATTTAGTTGTTTATGAAGACAAAATGGTGGATAATATCAACTTGACACACGGTGTTATTTTTGCGCAACGTGTAATGACTACATTGATTGATAAAGCAGGTCTAAGTCGTGAAGAAGCGTATGACTTAATCCAGCCCCTTGCAATGGAGGCTTACAATACGCATACATCTTTCTTAGACGTGCTTATTGAAAACGGTAACGTATTAACATTGATGACTCAAGAACAATTAGAACAGTGTTTTGATTTAAACTACTTTTTAAGAAGAGTAGATACCATTTTTGAAAGGGTAAATATATATGGAAAATAA
- a CDS encoding YhbY family RNA-binding protein: protein MLSKDQKKELKRISHEEKTTVFIGKNGLTETVYETFETSMLAHNLVKVSIQKNSDVTILEAVEAFEDRFSCDLVSKIGRVAVFYRYSKNGRIKV, encoded by the coding sequence ATGTTAAGTAAAGATCAAAAAAAAGAATTAAAACGAATTTCTCATGAGGAGAAAACAACTGTATTTATTGGAAAAAACGGATTAACAGAGACTGTATATGAAACATTCGAAACATCCATGTTAGCTCATAATCTTGTGAAAGTAAGTATCCAAAAGAATTCAGATGTTACCATTTTAGAGGCAGTTGAAGCGTTTGAAGACCGTTTTAGTTGTGATTTAGTAAGTAAAATAGGGCGCGTTGCGGTTTTCTATCGTTACAGTAAAAACGGACGTATTAAAGTTTGA